A region of Myxococcus stipitatus DSM 14675 DNA encodes the following proteins:
- a CDS encoding carbohydrate ABC transporter permease, which produces MKPRVGVGMALAVVAFLTFFLGPFLWQVLTSLWPDGELTRPWPSHLTLESYVSVLWGRPFLRVVVNSLVVAALTTAFCLVVGAAAAFALAKLEFRGKGVLLSAALAVSMFPPIATVSPLYLILRAVGLRDSLVGLALPYATFALPLTLWVLTSFFKQLPDELYRAARVDGCTPFQAFRRVLLPLAAPGLATTAILVFIFSWNEFLYALTFLTTPEKRTVPVAISLFASEHREPWGEIAAASVVATLPLVVLTVLFQRRIVSGLTAGAVKE; this is translated from the coding sequence ATGAAGCCACGCGTGGGAGTGGGGATGGCGCTGGCGGTGGTGGCGTTCCTGACGTTCTTCCTGGGGCCGTTCCTCTGGCAGGTGCTGACGAGCCTGTGGCCGGATGGGGAGCTGACCCGGCCGTGGCCATCGCACCTGACGCTGGAGAGTTATGTGAGCGTGCTGTGGGGGCGGCCGTTCCTGCGCGTGGTGGTGAACTCGCTGGTGGTGGCGGCGCTGACGACGGCGTTCTGCCTGGTGGTGGGCGCGGCGGCGGCATTCGCGCTGGCGAAGCTGGAGTTTCGAGGGAAGGGGGTGCTGCTGAGCGCGGCGCTGGCGGTGAGCATGTTCCCGCCGATCGCGACGGTGAGCCCGCTGTATCTCATCCTGCGCGCGGTGGGGTTGCGGGACTCGCTGGTGGGGCTGGCGTTGCCGTATGCGACGTTCGCGCTGCCATTGACGCTGTGGGTGCTGACGTCGTTCTTCAAGCAGCTCCCGGATGAGCTGTACCGCGCGGCGCGGGTGGATGGGTGTACGCCGTTCCAGGCGTTCCGGCGGGTGTTGCTGCCCTTGGCGGCACCCGGGTTGGCGACGACGGCGATCCTGGTGTTCATCTTCTCGTGGAACGAGTTCCTGTATGCGTTGACGTTCCTGACCACGCCGGAGAAGCGGACGGTGCCGGTGGCCATCAGCCTGTTCGCGAGCGAGCACCGGGAGCCGTGGGGAGAGATTGCCGCGGCGTCCGTGGTGGCCACGCTGCCGTTGGTGGTGCTGACGGTGCTGTTCCAGCGGAGGATTGTGTCTGGGCTCACCGCGGGGGCGGTGAAGGAGTAG
- a CDS encoding ABC transporter substrate-binding protein — MVRTLVFTVVMGLVVGLAQGCQRSPGGGRGEPGVTRLVLKYQPLWGPPEPFRELLARFERENPGVTLVTEALPNSSDLAHQFFLTALGGGAADFDVLIADVVWVPEFARAGWIADLSEAFPPERVKAEFLPGPVEAAVLEGRTYAVPWYLDVGVLYFRTDLVPRAPRTYAELERFALEARAKVTGMQGFVWQGRQYEGLSCNVYEALWGHGGRALGDGGRVLLDTEAGREALAYLRGLLTRGVSPETVMAFGEEESRRVFQEGRAVFMRNWPYAWGEAQKEDSPIRGRVGMAPLPTVDGAPGFGALGGYQLAVNAHVSPERKKLAAKLIAHLTSHEANLVLAVHYARNPPRKAVYDDPRLKARAPFIASLREMAERARSRPATPYYNLIADVLQSEFSAAVAGLRTPEAALQRAQRQVDHLTGEDR; from the coding sequence ATGGTCCGGACGCTCGTGTTCACTGTCGTGATGGGGCTCGTGGTGGGGCTGGCGCAGGGGTGCCAGCGCTCGCCTGGCGGGGGACGAGGCGAGCCGGGTGTGACGCGGCTGGTGTTGAAGTATCAGCCGCTGTGGGGCCCGCCGGAGCCCTTCCGTGAGCTGCTCGCCCGCTTCGAGCGGGAGAACCCCGGGGTGACGCTCGTCACGGAGGCGCTGCCGAACTCCTCGGACCTGGCGCACCAGTTCTTCCTCACGGCGCTGGGCGGCGGGGCCGCTGACTTCGACGTGCTCATCGCCGACGTGGTGTGGGTGCCGGAGTTCGCGCGCGCGGGATGGATTGCGGACCTGTCGGAGGCGTTTCCTCCCGAGCGAGTGAAGGCCGAGTTCCTGCCGGGCCCGGTGGAGGCCGCGGTGCTGGAGGGCCGCACGTACGCGGTGCCGTGGTACCTGGACGTGGGGGTGCTGTACTTCCGCACGGACCTGGTGCCTCGGGCGCCGCGCACGTACGCGGAGCTGGAGCGCTTCGCGTTGGAGGCGCGGGCGAAAGTCACGGGGATGCAGGGCTTCGTGTGGCAGGGGCGGCAGTACGAGGGGTTGAGCTGCAATGTCTATGAAGCGCTGTGGGGGCACGGCGGGCGGGCGCTGGGCGACGGCGGGCGGGTGTTGTTGGACACGGAGGCCGGGCGCGAGGCGCTGGCGTACCTGCGGGGCCTGCTGACGCGCGGCGTGTCGCCGGAGACGGTGATGGCGTTCGGGGAGGAGGAGTCGCGGCGGGTGTTCCAGGAGGGCCGGGCGGTGTTCATGCGCAACTGGCCCTATGCGTGGGGGGAGGCGCAGAAGGAGGACTCGCCGATTCGAGGCCGGGTGGGGATGGCGCCGTTGCCGACGGTGGATGGGGCGCCTGGGTTTGGGGCGCTGGGGGGATATCAGCTCGCGGTGAATGCGCATGTGTCGCCGGAGCGGAAGAAGCTGGCGGCGAAGCTCATCGCGCATCTGACGTCGCACGAGGCGAACCTGGTGCTGGCGGTGCACTACGCGCGCAATCCACCGCGGAAGGCTGTCTATGACGACCCGAGGCTGAAGGCGCGGGCGCCGTTCATCGCGAGCCTGCGGGAGATGGCGGAGCGAGCGCGCTCCCGGCCGGCGACGCCCTATTACAACCTCATCGCGGATGTGTTGCAGAGCGAGTTCTCCGCGGCGGTGGCGGGCCTGCGCACGCCCGAGGCCGCGCTCCAGCGGGCGCAGCGTCAGGTGGACCACCTCACGGGGGAGGACCGATGA
- a CDS encoding carbohydrate ABC transporter permease, whose translation MRPLEKQVEAPRAVEPVRPRGRRGSLERERRQAYWLVAPAVGVLAGVALYPILAAMWLSLHRFILVFGEKRFVGWGNYAYLLGDARFWSALGNTAYFTLVAVTVEVLLAVPLALLLQRAFPGRGLLRAAVLVPWAIPTVVSARLWAWMFNPDSGLINRLLWGADINWLGAPGYALHAAILVDVWKTTPFVALLVLAGLQGIPEDLYRAARVDGASAWRTFRSITLPLLKPALLLALLFRSLDAFRVFDAIYVLTEGGPANTTETLSIYAYKTLMRSGDFGYGSTLSVATFVCVVVLAAVWLRLLGREEPAR comes from the coding sequence ATGAGGCCGCTGGAGAAGCAGGTCGAGGCGCCTCGGGCGGTGGAGCCGGTGCGCCCGCGGGGGAGACGCGGCTCGCTGGAGCGGGAGCGGAGGCAGGCGTACTGGCTGGTGGCGCCCGCGGTGGGGGTGCTGGCGGGCGTGGCGCTGTATCCGATTCTCGCGGCGATGTGGCTGAGCCTGCACCGCTTCATCCTGGTGTTCGGGGAGAAGCGCTTCGTGGGGTGGGGGAACTACGCGTACCTGTTGGGGGATGCGCGGTTCTGGTCGGCCTTGGGGAACACGGCGTACTTCACGCTGGTGGCGGTGACGGTGGAGGTGTTGCTCGCGGTGCCATTGGCGTTGCTGCTCCAGCGCGCGTTTCCGGGGCGAGGGTTGTTGCGCGCGGCGGTGCTGGTGCCGTGGGCGATACCCACGGTGGTCAGCGCGCGGCTGTGGGCGTGGATGTTCAATCCGGACTCGGGGCTCATCAACCGGTTGTTGTGGGGGGCGGACATCAACTGGCTGGGGGCGCCGGGGTATGCGCTGCACGCGGCCATCCTGGTGGACGTGTGGAAGACGACGCCCTTCGTCGCGCTCCTGGTGCTCGCGGGGCTGCAAGGGATTCCGGAGGACTTGTATCGGGCGGCGAGGGTGGATGGGGCTTCGGCGTGGCGGACGTTCCGTTCCATCACGTTGCCGTTGCTCAAGCCGGCGCTGCTGCTGGCGTTGTTGTTCCGCTCGCTGGATGCGTTCCGGGTGTTCGACGCCATCTATGTGCTGACGGAAGGGGGGCCTGCGAACACGACGGAGACGCTGAGCATCTACGCGTACAAGACGCTGATGCGCTCGGGGGACTTCGGGTATGGGAGCACGCTGTCGGTGGCGACGTTCGTCTGCGTGGTGGTGTTGGCGGCGGTGTGGCTGCGGCTGTTGGGGCGAGAGGAGCCGGCGCGATGA